Proteins encoded together in one Cyprinus carpio isolate SPL01 chromosome B14, ASM1834038v1, whole genome shotgun sequence window:
- the LOC122139693 gene encoding uncharacterized protein LOC122139693 — MMESGSCSSLADRLRHDVLSRNLSDTPQHRDRDRFLKKRQKLLDKLLSGAGGSGVAEETQRRRRHRRELPVPEPSEETEAGPETRAGEEAWPEGVAAVEGAWPAGLAQDSLVPTWDGSEGVCPGGVAAAEGAWSVGVAQDSLMSAERLFVFRCVPPAAQQHTQTSHSRKKRNFLNFKKSSVAPQPNM; from the exons ATGat GGAATCAGGAAGCTGCTCGTCTCTGGCAGACCGACTGAGACACGATGTGCTGAGCAGAAATCTTTCTGACACTCCTCAGCACAGAGACAGAGAC aggTTCCTCAAGAAGCGTCAGAAGCTCCTCGACAAGCTGTTGTCCGGAGCTGGAGGTTCTGGAGTCGCTGAAGAGACTCAGCGTAGACGCCGCCACAGAAGAGAACTTCCTGTGCCAGAACCTTCTGAGGAGACGGAGGCGGGGCCTGAGACGAGGGCCGGTGAGGAGGCGTGGCCTGAGGGTGTTGCTGCTGTTGAGGGGGCGTGGCCTGCAGGCCTGGCTCAGGACAGTCTCGTCCCTACGTGGGATGGTAGTGAAGGGGTGTGTCCTGGGGGTGTGGCTGCAGCCGAGGGGGCGTGGTCTGTGGGTGTGGCTCAGGACAGTCTCATGTCTGCGGAGCGGCTGTTTGTTTTCCGCTGCGTTCCTCCTGCAGCGCAGCAGCACACGCAAACATCTCACTCACGTAAGAAACGCAACTTCCTGAACTTCAAGAAGAGCAGTGTGGCTCCGCAGCCAAACATGTGA
- the LOC109088538 gene encoding serine/threonine-protein kinase 32B-like, with amino-acid sequence MHGCDEGLLKLMMGGNQSRGAPLLREDEEVSFDHFQILRAIGKGSFGKVCIVQRRDSRKMYAMKYMNKQKCIERDEVRNVLRELQVMQQLQHPFLVNLWFSFQDEEDLFMVVDLLLGGDLRFHLQKKVGFNEQTVKLYVCELVLALDYLQRSHIIHRDIKPDNILLDEHGHVHITDFNVAAVLQGSETVSSMAGTKPYMAPEVFVSFVDGGVGYSFAVDWWALGITAYELLHGLRPFEICSSTAAAEVLSIIHGQQLRFSCVWSTGMEHLIRSLLTRDPSSRPSSLSEVQASPYLADVDWEAVLQKSVPPGFVPNKHCLNCDPTFELEEMILESRPLHKKKNTMSEMKQQERLVSDEPAENKRCDGQNNNNMMRMMKMEMKTHSSSELH; translated from the exons ATGCACGGCTGTGATGAAGGTCTTCTGAAGCTGATGATGGGCGGGAATCAGTCACGAGGAGCGCCGCTGCTGCGTGAGGATGAGGAGG TTTCCTTTGATCACTTTCAGATTCTCAGAGCCATTGGGAAGGGAAGCTTTGGAAAG GTGTGTATCGTGCAGAGGAGAGACTCCAGGAAGATGTATGCCATGAAATACATGAACAAGCAGAAATGCATTGAAAGAGATGAAGTCAGAAACGTCCTCAGAGAGCTGCAGGTCATGCAACAACTCCAACATCCGTTCCTCGTCAACCTGTG GTTTTCGTTTCAGGACGAGGAGGATCTGTTCATGGTGGTGGATCTGCTGTTAGGTGGTGATTTACGCTTCCATCTGCAGAAGAAGGTTGGCTTTAATGAGCAAACGGTCAAGCTGTACGTCTGTGAGCTCGTGTTAGCGCTCGACTATCTGCAGCGCTCGCACATCATCCACCG TGATATAAAGCCAGACAACATTCTCTTGGATGAACATG gtcACGTCCACATCACAGACTTTAACGTGGCCGCGGTTCTGCAGGGCTCAGAAACAGTCTCCTCGATGGCAGGAACAAAACCCTACATGG CACCAGAGGTGTTTGTCTCGTTCGTGGACGGAGGTGTGGGATATTCGTTCGCTGTGGACTGGTGGGCTCTCGGCATCACTGCATATGAGCTCCTGCACGGATTG CGGCCGTTTGAGATCTGCTCCAGCACAGCAGCGGCTGAGGTCCTCAGCATCATCCACGGCCAGCAGCTGCGCTTCTCCTGCGTCTGGAGCACAGGAATGGAGCATCTGATCCGCAGC CTCCTGACCAGAGACCCCTCAAGTCGCCCGTCGAGTCTGTCTGAGGTCCAGGCATCTCCGTATCTGGCAGATGTGGATTGGGAAGCCGTGCTGCAGAAATCCGTACCGCCTGGATTCGTTCCAAAT AAGCACTGTCTGAACTGCGACCCCACGTTTGAGCTGGAGGAGATGATCCTGGAGTCCCGTCCACTGCACAAGAAGAAGAACACTATGTCAGA gatGAAGCAGCAGGAGCGTTTAGTTTCTGATGAACCAGCTGAAAATAAACGCTGTGatggacaaaacaacaacaacatgatgaggatgatgaagatggagATGAAGACGCACAGCAGCTCTGAGCTTCACTGA
- the LOC122139653 gene encoding cytokine-like protein 1 gives MSAQRLASFFFLLALIWFTSCAPPTCYSRALELSKEIMSDLDKIHQYNRTKTCAEFLPKMFLDVHNSCIKSKLRDFLYVTENLPTEYCRERPRIRLLKRRVQILYSIITRACYRDLVFFTDDCEALETGNISPRYTEDRLEPLIEDA, from the exons ATGAGCGCGCAGAGACTcgcttctttcttctttcttctggcTTTGATCTGGTTCACGAGCTGCGCGCCGCCGACATGTTACTCGCGCGCTCTGGAGCTCAGCAAAGAAATCATGAGCGATCTGGACAAAATACATCAATATAATCGCACG AAAACATGTGCTGAGTTTCTTCCGAAGATGTTTCTAGACGTGCAC AACTCCTGCATCAAGTCCAAGCTGCGTGATTTCCTGTATGTGACTGAGAATCTTCCCACTGAATACTGCAGAGAGCGGCCGCGCATCCGGCTCCTGAAGCGCCGCGTCCAGATCCTGTATTCCATCATCACCCGCGCCTGCTATCGG GATCTGGTGTTTTTCACAGATGACTGTGAGGCTCTGGAAACAGGAAACATCAGTCCGCGATACACAGAGGACCGGCTGGAACCTCTGATAGAGGACGCCTga